A window of Terriglobia bacterium genomic DNA:
CGATCGCTCGTCGAGCGACCACCCAGATTTCATCCCCCTCGATTTCAATGAAACAGTTGGGATCGCAACTGTGGTTGATGTAGACCGCAATATTCCCATTGACGCCTCCGTCAATGGCATAGCCATTCTCCATGTCGAAGAGGTAGGTCACCCCCCTATCGCTGTATAACTCCTCTCGTCGGTCACTCTCTTCGGCGGTGATCTTTTCCCCCAGGTACTGGACGATCCTACGTCCGGACTGAACTGCTGAGGTCGCAAAGACTCCCTGCCGGTGAATCGCAGACTGCCTCAGCTGGATAAGGTCTTCAGGCTGATCCGCCGACGGGAAACGTGGTTCCTCTTTTCGCTCCATCTCCGATATTCCGGCCTTTGTGACGGATGGACCTTTCTGAGAGTTGAAATGGGAGGGGTTCATCTTATCGCCTGGAGCACCGCTTCGACATGACCCTTGACCTTCACCTTGGGAAAAATCTTACTGATCTTCCCATCTTTGTCAATGATGACCGTAGTGCGCTCAATCCCCATGAATTTTCTTCCGTAGAGGCTCTTTTCCTTCCAGACACCATAGGCCTTGAGAATCCGCTTCCCTTCGTCACACAACAGCGGGAATGAGACCTCATATTTACCGGCAAAATTCGCTTGGGCCTTCACGCTGTCGGCGCTCATGCCCAGGACCACGGCACCCTGCTTCCGAATTGCATTGTGCTGATCCCGGAAATCGCACGTCTCCAGGGTGCAGCCCGGGGTATTGGCTTTGGGATAGAAATACAGGACAACGACTCTACCTTTGAAGTCCTTCAGGCTGACCTCTTGACCTGCGCTGTCAAGGGCAGTGAAGTCGGGAGCCCGGCCGCCTTCTTTAAGCATGA
This region includes:
- a CDS encoding SET domain-containing protein-lysine N-methyltransferase — its product is MERKEEPRFPSADQPEDLIQLRQSAIHRQGVFATSAVQSGRRIVQYLGEKITAEESDRREELYSDRGVTYLFDMENGYAIDGGVNGNIAVYINHSCDPNCFIEIEGDEIWVVARRAIAPGEELTYDYWFDAADDEAAAIPCCCGATSCRGTINRPWDAGGGNDIAGVEGARTYPSAEEGPD
- the bcp gene encoding thioredoxin-dependent thiol peroxidase; this translates as MLKEGGRAPDFTALDSAGQEVSLKDFKGRVVVLYFYPKANTPGCTLETCDFRDQHNAIRKQGAVVLGMSADSVKAQANFAGKYEVSFPLLCDEGKRILKAYGVWKEKSLYGRKFMGIERTTVIIDKDGKISKIFPKVKVKGHVEAVLQAIR